In the genome of Phlebotomus papatasi isolate M1 chromosome 2, Ppap_2.1, whole genome shotgun sequence, one region contains:
- the LOC129800648 gene encoding tRNA (adenine(37)-N6)-methyltransferase-like — MSLSEVESLKEQLKVARKEIKNLRKQITTLNYTQKKEIESVRKILDDFKCQNCRNIVQNNSIPPDLATKTAEIKFSPIGTIKTPFPEKRGVPRQASISTQIEGIIDLNYDTFNNPEHSLEGLEDFSHIWVIYYFHKNQCHAKAKITPPRLDGRIGVFSSRSPHRPCPLGLSLVEIIKIEGSKIYFKGIDMVDGSPVFDIKPYVPQYDTPSKEISHPEYFDLEFINAREAPDGQETTSDCVMASTSQAFSSKPMVRVPNWVSNANTLAVIFSSKAIEQMTELKIEFESVKQLIENDPRSAYLRTKHKSQIFSFQFSEATITAKFDDSNNSVTVVQVRKTQSTL; from the exons ATGTCTCTCTCGGAGGTTGAAAGTCTAAAAGAACaactaaaagttgcaagaaaGGAAATAAAGAATTTGAG GAAACAGATCACTACCCTGAATTACACGCAGAAGAAGGAAATTGAATCTGTTAGGAAAATTTTGGATGATTTTAAATGTCAGAATTGTagaaatattgtccaaaataattccattcCACCTGATTTGGCAACTAAAACGGCGGAGATTAAATTTTCGCCAATTGGCACAATTAAGACACCCTTCCCCGAGAAGAGAGGAGTTCCTCGCCAAGCGAGTATTTCTACACAAATTGAAGGTATTATCGATCTCAACTACGATACCTTTAACAACCCAGAGCACTCGCTGGAGGGCCTTGAGGATTTCTCCCATATCTGGGTGATTTACTACTTTCACAAGAATCAATGCCATGCTAAAGCCAAAATTACCCCACCGAGATTGGACGGGAGGATTGGTGTATTTAGTTCCCGGTCTCCCCATCGACCATGTCCACTGGGACTGTCGCTTGTGGAGATTATTAAAATCGAGGGCTCCAAGATTTATTTTAAGGGTATCGATATGGTGGATGGAAGTCCAGTGTTCGATATAAAACCCTATGTTCCTCAGTACGATACCCCATCCAAAGAAATTTCGC atCCCGAATACTTTGACCTGGAATTTATTAATGCCAGAGAAGCCCCTGATGGCCAGGAAACAACATCTGATTGTGTCATGGCATCGACATCGCAGGCATTTAGTAGTAAACCAATGGTACGAGTTCCCAATTGGGTATCCAATGCAAATACATTGGCTGTCATATTCAGTTCCAAAGCCATTGAACAGATGACCGAactgaaaattgaatttgaatccGTGAAGCAGCTCATTGAAAATGATCCACGTTCAGCATATTTGAGGACAAAGCATAAATCACAAATATTCTCATTCCAATTTTCCGAAGCTACAATTACAGCAAAATTTGATGATTCCAACAATTCTGTAACTGTTGTACAAGTGAGAAAAACACAATCAACGCTATAA